The following are from one region of the Microbacterium sp. BK668 genome:
- a CDS encoding endo-1,4-beta-xylanase: MSPDLSHRFREVPLELIAPDGTRVAGEPVTVEQTRHAFGFGNIGFDFVELLGGPAATEGGAVRVFGGAEADRAVPLLDAWLDLFDTVTLPFYWRGFEPQPGRPDTARLLTAARWFADRGVRVKGHPLVWHTLAPHWLQERTHAEVEATIRDRIVREVTSFAGVVDLWDAINEVVILPVFTAEDNAVTRLAQTKGRVGMVRLAFETARDANPSARLVLNDFDLSEDYERLIEECLDAGIRIDALGLQTHMHQGFRGEEGIADILERFARFGLPLQLTETTLLSGDLMPPEIIDLNDYVVDSWPSTPEGEARQADELVRHYRTVVAHPAVESLTYWGLTDEGAWLGAPSGLIRADGSRKPSYDALRDLVRGEWWHAPRALRPGADGLVRVRGFAGDYRVTTPRGSADFSIPEAGDGAPLVVRLTA; this comes from the coding sequence ATGTCGCCCGACCTGTCGCACCGATTCCGGGAAGTCCCCCTCGAGCTGATCGCCCCCGACGGCACGCGGGTCGCGGGCGAACCGGTCACCGTGGAGCAGACGCGCCACGCCTTCGGGTTCGGCAACATCGGCTTCGACTTCGTCGAGCTCCTCGGCGGACCGGCCGCCACCGAGGGCGGAGCCGTGCGGGTGTTCGGCGGCGCGGAGGCCGACCGGGCCGTCCCGCTGCTGGACGCATGGCTCGACCTGTTCGACACCGTGACGCTTCCCTTCTACTGGCGCGGATTCGAGCCGCAGCCGGGGCGCCCCGACACCGCCCGGCTCCTCACGGCGGCTCGCTGGTTCGCCGATCGCGGAGTGCGGGTCAAGGGACATCCGCTCGTGTGGCACACGCTCGCCCCGCACTGGCTGCAGGAGCGGACGCATGCCGAGGTCGAGGCCACGATCCGCGATCGCATCGTGCGCGAGGTCACTTCCTTCGCCGGCGTCGTGGACCTCTGGGACGCGATCAACGAGGTCGTGATCCTCCCCGTCTTCACGGCGGAGGACAACGCCGTGACGCGGCTGGCGCAGACGAAGGGGCGCGTCGGAATGGTCCGCCTGGCGTTCGAGACGGCTCGGGACGCGAATCCGTCGGCCCGGCTCGTGCTCAACGACTTCGACCTGAGCGAGGACTACGAGCGGCTCATCGAGGAGTGCCTCGACGCGGGCATCCGGATCGACGCACTGGGCCTGCAGACCCACATGCATCAGGGCTTCCGCGGCGAGGAGGGCATCGCGGACATCCTCGAGCGCTTCGCGCGCTTCGGACTCCCGCTGCAGCTGACCGAGACGACGCTCCTCTCCGGCGACCTCATGCCGCCCGAGATCATCGACCTCAACGACTACGTCGTCGACTCGTGGCCTTCCACCCCCGAGGGTGAGGCGCGGCAGGCCGACGAGCTCGTGCGTCACTACCGCACGGTCGTCGCGCATCCCGCGGTGGAGTCGCTGACCTACTGGGGTCTCACCGACGAAGGCGCATGGCTCGGCGCTCCGTCCGGCCTCATCCGTGCCGACGGCTCACGCAAGCCCTCCTACGACGCGCTTCGCGACCTCGTCCGCGGGGAGTGGTGGCACGCTCCGCGCGCGCTGCGTCCCGGCGCGGACGGGCTCGTCCGCGTGCGCGGCTTCGCGGGGGACTACCGCGTCACGACGCCCCGCGGCTCGGCGGACTTCTCGATACCGGAGGCAGGCGACGGCGCCCCGCTCGTGGTGCGCCTCACGGCGTGA
- a CDS encoding LLM class flavin-dependent oxidoreductase: MSTAPVPALSVLDLVPVRAGQTSAQAVEASLSLAQSADDLGYRRYWFAEHHNMPAVASTTPPVLIAAAAARTSRIRVGSGGVMLPNHSPLVVAEQFAALEALAPGRIDLGIGRAPGSDPVITQLLRMSGTTSDVERFPEHVRDIISLVGADGATVRFTSGGTYDVHATPAATTAPEVWLLGSSDYSAQLAASLGLPYVFANHFSGEGLDRALALYRGQFAPSESYPQPVTFLTANVIAAPTAEEAQERALPQLRMMARLRQNKPLLPLETVEQAQAAASDFDALGGQIMAGARARWFVGTGDSVRAELADFAARHGVDEVMISPIAGAYDREGTDAAAGRTQTLELLAA; encoded by the coding sequence ATGAGCACCGCGCCCGTACCCGCCCTGTCCGTCCTCGACCTCGTGCCGGTGAGGGCCGGTCAGACCAGCGCACAGGCGGTGGAGGCATCCCTCTCCCTCGCGCAGAGCGCCGACGACCTGGGCTACCGGCGCTACTGGTTCGCCGAGCACCACAACATGCCCGCCGTCGCGTCGACGACCCCGCCGGTCCTGATCGCCGCGGCGGCCGCGCGGACGAGCCGGATCCGCGTGGGGTCAGGCGGCGTCATGCTTCCCAACCACTCGCCCCTCGTGGTCGCCGAGCAGTTCGCGGCGCTCGAGGCGCTCGCACCAGGTCGGATCGACCTCGGCATCGGGCGGGCGCCCGGCAGCGATCCCGTGATCACCCAGCTCCTGCGCATGTCGGGCACGACGAGCGATGTCGAGCGCTTCCCCGAGCACGTGCGCGACATCATCTCGCTCGTGGGAGCCGACGGCGCCACCGTGCGGTTCACCTCGGGCGGGACGTACGACGTCCACGCGACCCCCGCCGCCACGACCGCCCCCGAGGTGTGGCTGCTCGGCTCGAGCGACTACTCCGCACAGCTGGCGGCGTCGCTCGGACTTCCCTACGTCTTCGCGAACCACTTCTCCGGCGAGGGCCTCGACCGCGCGCTCGCGCTCTACCGTGGTCAGTTCGCGCCGAGTGAGTCGTACCCGCAGCCGGTGACCTTCCTCACCGCGAACGTCATCGCCGCGCCGACCGCCGAAGAGGCCCAGGAGCGCGCGCTGCCGCAGCTGCGGATGATGGCCCGGCTCCGCCAGAACAAGCCGCTTCTGCCGCTGGAGACCGTCGAACAGGCCCAGGCCGCGGCATCCGACTTCGACGCCCTCGGCGGACAGATCATGGCCGGCGCCCGCGCGCGATGGTTCGTCGGAACCGGCGACTCCGTCCGCGCCGAGCTCGCCGACTTCGCCGCGCGCCACGGGGTCGACGAGGTCATGATCTCGCCGATCGCGGGCGCGTACGACCGCGAGGGGACGGATGCCGCGGCTGGCCGCACGCAGACGCTGGAGCTGCTCGCCGCCTAG
- a CDS encoding LacI family DNA-binding transcriptional regulator: MGRVGSTDRRRRATVKDVATEAGVSRGTVSRVLNGQPYVSEEAREAIEAAIAKVGFVPNRAARSLVMQSSQAIGLIVHEPHSLFVEDPNIGSILLGANAALSEADYQLSCLIADGPRDIERLSRYLSGGLIDGVIIVSAREGDPITRAVADLRLPAAFVGHPGDIGDAAYVAIDNRGAAREISSRLVETGRRRIGMIAAALDRDSGSDRLAGFNDALGDRFDPELVQPVPLYSYSDGQAGMRRLLERAPDVDGIFASSDAVAAGAMDALQAAGRSVPVDVGVVGFDDSSWALRCDPPLSTVHQPADQLGRAAAELVLRQLRGEERETRGRVLDCPVVWRESA, translated from the coding sequence ATGGGCCGCGTGGGAAGCACGGATCGCCGACGGCGCGCCACCGTGAAGGACGTCGCGACCGAGGCGGGCGTCTCGCGCGGCACCGTCAGCCGCGTCCTGAACGGCCAGCCGTACGTCTCGGAGGAGGCGCGCGAGGCGATCGAGGCCGCCATCGCGAAAGTGGGGTTCGTGCCCAACCGGGCGGCCCGCAGCCTCGTCATGCAGAGCTCGCAGGCGATCGGCCTCATCGTTCACGAACCGCACTCGCTCTTCGTCGAGGATCCCAACATCGGCTCGATCCTGCTCGGCGCCAACGCCGCTCTCTCGGAGGCCGACTACCAGCTGTCGTGTCTCATCGCGGACGGGCCGCGCGACATCGAGCGCCTCTCGCGCTACCTGAGCGGCGGCCTGATCGACGGGGTCATCATCGTCTCTGCGCGCGAGGGCGATCCGATCACGCGCGCCGTCGCGGATCTGCGGCTTCCCGCGGCCTTCGTCGGACACCCCGGAGACATCGGAGACGCCGCCTACGTCGCGATCGACAATCGGGGTGCCGCCCGAGAGATCTCCAGCCGACTGGTCGAGACCGGACGGCGGCGGATCGGCATGATCGCCGCCGCGCTGGACCGCGACTCGGGCTCGGATCGCCTCGCGGGCTTCAACGACGCCCTGGGCGATCGATTCGACCCGGAGCTCGTCCAGCCGGTGCCCCTGTACTCGTACTCCGACGGACAGGCCGGCATGCGGCGACTCCTCGAGCGGGCGCCCGACGTCGACGGGATCTTCGCCTCCAGCGACGCCGTCGCCGCCGGGGCCATGGACGCGCTGCAGGCGGCGGGACGCTCGGTGCCGGTCGACGTGGGAGTCGTGGGCTTCGACGACAGCTCGTGGGCGCTGCGATGCGACCCGCCCCTGTCGACGGTGCATCAGCCTGCCGACCAGCTCGGGCGCGCCGCCGCCGAGCTCGTGCTGCGGCAGCTGCGAGGCGAGGAGCGCGAGACCCGCGGGCGCGTGCTGGACTGCCCGGTCGTCTGGCGCGAGTCGGCCTGA
- a CDS encoding beta-galactosidase — MFGSARPFEHDGIAFGCDYNPEQWAPDVWDEDIALMIEAGVDLVAINIFGWAHLEPREGEYDFQALDDIIGRLDAAGIRVNLGTGTASPPAWLVRAHPEILPMAEDGTRRYFGGRQSWCPSSPVFREAAVRLAAAVADRYGDHPAVALWHVSNEIGCHNALCYCDESAASFRRWLREKYGDLDALNRAWGTAFWSQAYSAWDEIGTPRLTPATRNPGQMLDFHRFSSDELLSYYRAEADALRSRSAVPVTTNFMVTAHIDDMDYWSWADDMDVVANDHYLDGRLDDPEAELAFAADLTRGLASGGPWILMEHSTGAVNWQPLNKPKSAGGILRNSLTHVARGADGVCFFQWRASVQGSEKFHSAMLPHAGTDTAVWREVVQLGDVIERLGEVAGSRVDAQTALIFSWESWWATQNESRPSSAFGYLEQVHAAYSALHALGLTVDIVAPGADLSRYRLVIVPGLHLVRAEEAAVLTDWIAAGGTGLVTFFSGTVDEHDRVWTGGYTGPFREALGIHVEEFAPVEPGVPVQLSNGATAHLWSERSRVTTADVEASFVDGPSAGRPAVTRNTWGRGAAWYLATLPAAADYRALVARLARDAGVRAPAVAHGDGAFELVRRRGTDASYLFIVNHGSEPLLVECAGTELITGASVAACAEVPGGAVRIIREEAAR, encoded by the coding sequence ATGTTCGGCTCCGCTCGCCCCTTCGAGCACGACGGCATCGCTTTCGGTTGCGACTACAACCCCGAGCAGTGGGCGCCGGACGTGTGGGACGAGGACATCGCCCTCATGATCGAGGCGGGCGTCGACCTCGTGGCCATCAACATCTTCGGCTGGGCGCACCTCGAGCCGCGCGAGGGCGAGTACGACTTCCAGGCGCTCGACGACATCATCGGACGCCTGGATGCGGCCGGGATCAGGGTGAACCTCGGCACCGGCACCGCATCCCCTCCCGCGTGGCTCGTCCGCGCGCACCCCGAGATCCTCCCGATGGCGGAGGACGGCACGCGCCGCTACTTCGGCGGCCGCCAGTCGTGGTGCCCGAGCTCCCCCGTCTTCCGGGAGGCGGCCGTGCGCCTCGCCGCGGCCGTCGCCGATCGCTATGGGGATCACCCGGCGGTCGCCCTCTGGCACGTGTCGAACGAGATCGGCTGCCACAACGCCCTGTGCTACTGCGACGAGAGCGCCGCGTCGTTCCGGCGCTGGCTGCGGGAGAAGTACGGCGATCTCGACGCTCTCAACCGGGCGTGGGGCACGGCGTTCTGGAGCCAGGCGTATTCGGCGTGGGATGAGATCGGCACGCCGCGCCTGACGCCCGCGACCCGCAACCCCGGCCAGATGCTCGACTTCCATCGCTTCAGCTCGGACGAGCTGCTGTCGTACTACCGTGCCGAAGCCGATGCACTCCGCAGCCGCAGCGCCGTGCCCGTGACGACCAACTTCATGGTGACGGCCCACATCGACGACATGGACTACTGGTCGTGGGCGGACGACATGGACGTCGTGGCCAACGACCACTACCTCGACGGCCGGCTCGACGACCCCGAGGCCGAGCTCGCGTTCGCCGCGGACCTCACGCGGGGCCTCGCCTCCGGAGGGCCGTGGATCCTCATGGAGCACTCCACGGGCGCCGTCAACTGGCAGCCGCTGAACAAGCCCAAGAGCGCCGGCGGCATCCTCCGCAACTCCCTCACCCACGTCGCACGCGGTGCCGACGGGGTGTGCTTCTTCCAGTGGCGCGCCTCGGTGCAGGGGAGTGAGAAGTTCCACTCCGCGATGCTTCCCCACGCCGGCACCGATACGGCCGTGTGGCGGGAGGTCGTCCAGCTGGGCGACGTCATCGAGCGTCTCGGCGAGGTGGCGGGGTCGCGGGTCGACGCCCAGACGGCCCTGATCTTCTCGTGGGAGTCCTGGTGGGCAACGCAGAACGAGTCGCGGCCGAGCAGCGCGTTCGGCTACCTCGAGCAGGTGCACGCCGCCTACAGCGCGCTGCACGCGCTGGGCCTGACGGTGGACATCGTCGCGCCGGGCGCCGACCTGTCGCGCTACCGTCTCGTGATCGTCCCGGGGCTGCACCTCGTGCGAGCCGAGGAGGCGGCGGTCCTGACGGACTGGATCGCGGCGGGTGGCACGGGCCTGGTGACCTTCTTCAGCGGCACCGTCGACGAGCACGACCGGGTGTGGACGGGCGGCTACACCGGACCGTTCCGCGAGGCGCTCGGCATCCACGTCGAGGAGTTCGCGCCCGTCGAGCCCGGCGTGCCGGTGCAGCTGTCGAACGGGGCCACCGCGCACCTCTGGTCGGAGCGCTCGCGCGTCACGACCGCGGACGTCGAGGCATCCTTCGTCGACGGCCCCTCGGCGGGGCGCCCCGCCGTCACCCGCAACACGTGGGGACGGGGAGCGGCCTGGTATCTGGCGACCCTGCCCGCCGCAGCGGACTACCGCGCGCTCGTCGCCCGACTCGCGCGGGATGCCGGCGTCCGCGCCCCCGCCGTCGCCCACGGCGACGGCGCGTTCGAGCTCGTCCGCCGGCGCGGGACGGATGCCTCGTACCTCTTCATCGTCAACCACGGCTCCGAGCCGCTCCTCGTCGAGTGCGCCGGGACCGAGCTCATCACCGGCGCATCCGTCGCCGCCTGCGCAGAGGTGCCGGGCGGGGCCGTGCGCATCATCAGAGAGGAGGCGGCTCGATGA
- a CDS encoding sugar ABC transporter permease, whose amino-acid sequence MTATEAVVTKGRRSASSPERRRRRVPHKGAILALITPFGILFVLFYLLPIIYAVWQSLLVVEREGTFGEAREVFGGIQQYLIVFQNTAFWTSVGRVLLFGIVQVPVMLGLALLFALLLDSPLIKGKKFFRLAFFVPYAVPGVIAAIMWGFLYSPNLSPFQVLTSQVNLLSAEWVLWSIANVVTWVFVGYNMLIIYSTLLAIPQEIYEAARIDGAGQFRIAWSVKIPLVRPALVLTAVLSIIGTLQLLAEPQTFRAFSSAVTSTYTPNMTIYATSSIPNVSLAAAFSVVLALATFVLSFTFLKLSRRGEQA is encoded by the coding sequence ATGACCGCCACCGAAGCCGTCGTCACGAAGGGCCGGCGATCCGCGTCGTCGCCCGAGCGGCGCCGTCGCCGCGTGCCGCACAAGGGCGCGATCCTCGCGCTCATCACGCCGTTCGGAATCCTGTTCGTCCTCTTCTACCTGCTGCCGATCATCTACGCGGTCTGGCAGTCGCTCCTCGTGGTGGAGCGGGAGGGGACCTTCGGTGAAGCGCGCGAGGTCTTCGGCGGCATCCAGCAGTACCTCATCGTCTTCCAGAACACGGCCTTCTGGACCTCGGTCGGACGCGTGCTGCTGTTCGGCATCGTGCAGGTCCCGGTCATGCTCGGCCTCGCGCTGCTGTTCGCGCTGCTCCTGGACTCGCCGCTCATCAAGGGCAAGAAGTTCTTCCGCCTGGCGTTCTTCGTCCCCTACGCCGTGCCGGGCGTCATCGCGGCGATCATGTGGGGCTTCCTGTACTCGCCGAACCTCTCGCCCTTCCAGGTGCTGACGAGTCAGGTGAATCTGCTGTCGGCCGAGTGGGTCCTGTGGTCGATCGCGAACGTCGTGACGTGGGTCTTCGTCGGCTACAACATGCTGATCATCTACTCGACCCTCCTGGCGATCCCCCAGGAGATCTACGAGGCGGCTCGCATCGACGGCGCCGGCCAGTTCCGGATCGCGTGGTCGGTCAAGATCCCGCTCGTCCGGCCGGCCCTCGTCCTGACGGCCGTGCTCTCGATCATCGGCACGCTGCAGCTCCTCGCCGAGCCGCAGACCTTCCGCGCGTTCAGCTCGGCGGTCACGAGCACCTACACGCCGAACATGACGATCTACGCCACGAGCTCGATCCCGAACGTCTCGCTGGCGGCGGCATTCTCGGTCGTGCTCGCCCTCGCCACGTTCGTCCTCTCGTTCACCTTCCTCAAGCTCAGCCGACGGGGGGAGCAGGCATGA
- a CDS encoding carbohydrate ABC transporter permease, whose translation MFSRAGAMIVMAVFTLYFLIPLWWLLVASTKSRGQLFTTNPLWFADPQFIQNVTGLFTYRDGVYAKWLLNSVLYAGVGGLLATIVAAMCGYALAKYRFPGREAIFNTVLGGVLVPATALALPLFLLFSRIELTNTYWAVLLPSIVSPFGVYLSRVFAEASVPDELIEASRLDGAGELRTFFTVSIRLMTPALVTVFLFQFVSIWNNFFLPLIMLRSEELFPVTFGLYSWNSTINQFPELRTYVLVGSLLSVVPLIITFLLLQRYWRTGLGSGALK comes from the coding sequence ATGTTCTCCCGCGCCGGCGCGATGATCGTCATGGCGGTCTTCACTCTGTACTTCCTCATCCCGCTGTGGTGGCTGCTCGTGGCATCCACCAAGAGCCGGGGGCAGCTGTTCACGACGAATCCGCTGTGGTTCGCCGATCCGCAGTTCATCCAGAACGTCACGGGGCTCTTCACGTACCGCGACGGCGTCTATGCGAAATGGCTGCTCAACAGCGTCCTGTACGCCGGGGTCGGAGGCCTCCTCGCGACGATCGTCGCCGCGATGTGCGGATACGCGCTGGCGAAATACCGCTTCCCGGGGCGCGAGGCGATCTTCAACACCGTGCTCGGCGGCGTGCTCGTGCCCGCGACGGCACTCGCCCTGCCCCTCTTCCTGCTCTTCAGCCGTATCGAGCTGACCAACACCTACTGGGCGGTGCTGCTCCCCAGCATCGTGAGCCCGTTCGGGGTGTACCTGTCGCGGGTGTTCGCCGAGGCATCCGTCCCCGATGAACTGATCGAGGCGAGTCGCCTGGACGGCGCGGGAGAGCTCCGCACGTTCTTCACGGTGTCGATCCGTCTCATGACGCCCGCGCTCGTGACGGTGTTCCTGTTCCAGTTCGTGTCGATCTGGAACAACTTCTTCCTGCCGCTGATCATGCTCCGCAGCGAAGAGCTCTTCCCCGTCACGTTCGGGCTCTACTCGTGGAACTCGACCATCAACCAGTTCCCCGAGCTGCGCACCTACGTGCTCGTCGGATCGCTGCTGTCGGTCGTCCCCCTGATCATCACGTTCCTCTTGCTTCAGCGGTACTGGCGCACGGGACTCGGATCCGGCGCGCTGAAGTGA
- a CDS encoding extracellular solute-binding protein encodes MQHMRRAVTVALLTAGALVVAGCSASGGDSGSASGDCEPAGGDVTLTFTSWIPGIEDAVAMWNEANPDIQVEVQTGPSGNAGTYQNFFNQLEAGNAPDLGQIEYDALPNFRVQDGLADLAACEDVVAAEDQFLDWTWAQATLGTDDEVYGIPQDQGPMALFYRSDLFEQNGIAVPTTWDEYKAAAEQIRALGGYITNFSQSDINQFAGFVWQAGGQWFQNNGDEWTVELTSDESETVASYWQDLIANDLVAVYPPWTDEWNNAYNSGEVWTWNSAVWGANSIASGAPDTSGKWSVAPAPQWEAGDAAAGNWGGSSIAVFKGTDHLYEAAKFALWLNTSEEALTSLNETAAIYPATKAGLKLPVLQEGVPFYGDQKIYDVFAQAASEVNPDFVWGPTMTQTYADVSDGFKAAVSGSGTLNEALASAQESTISALEAQSIPVAK; translated from the coding sequence ATGCAGCACATGAGACGAGCGGTCACCGTCGCCCTGCTCACCGCGGGCGCTCTGGTGGTCGCGGGATGCTCCGCCTCCGGAGGCGACAGCGGTTCCGCCTCCGGCGACTGCGAGCCGGCCGGCGGGGACGTCACGCTGACGTTCACGTCGTGGATCCCCGGCATCGAGGACGCGGTCGCGATGTGGAACGAGGCCAACCCCGACATCCAGGTCGAGGTCCAGACCGGGCCCTCCGGCAACGCCGGCACCTACCAGAACTTCTTCAACCAGCTCGAGGCCGGGAACGCCCCGGATCTCGGCCAGATCGAGTACGACGCCCTGCCCAACTTCCGGGTGCAGGACGGCCTCGCCGACCTCGCGGCGTGCGAGGACGTCGTCGCCGCCGAGGACCAGTTCCTCGACTGGACCTGGGCTCAGGCGACGCTCGGGACGGATGACGAGGTCTACGGCATCCCGCAGGACCAGGGCCCGATGGCGCTGTTCTACCGCAGCGACCTGTTCGAGCAGAACGGCATCGCGGTGCCCACCACGTGGGACGAGTACAAGGCCGCGGCGGAGCAGATCCGCGCGCTGGGCGGCTACATCACCAACTTCTCGCAGTCCGACATCAACCAGTTCGCCGGTTTCGTCTGGCAGGCCGGCGGCCAGTGGTTCCAGAACAACGGCGACGAGTGGACGGTCGAGCTGACCAGCGACGAGTCTGAGACGGTCGCCTCGTACTGGCAGGACCTCATCGCCAACGACCTGGTCGCGGTCTACCCGCCGTGGACGGACGAGTGGAACAACGCCTACAACTCCGGTGAGGTGTGGACGTGGAACTCCGCGGTGTGGGGTGCGAACTCCATCGCCAGCGGCGCGCCCGACACCTCGGGCAAGTGGTCGGTCGCACCGGCTCCCCAATGGGAGGCGGGCGACGCGGCCGCCGGCAACTGGGGCGGCTCGTCGATCGCCGTCTTCAAGGGGACGGACCACCTCTACGAGGCGGCGAAGTTCGCGCTGTGGCTGAACACCTCGGAGGAGGCGCTCACCTCGCTGAACGAGACGGCGGCGATCTACCCGGCCACGAAGGCCGGTCTGAAGCTGCCGGTGCTCCAGGAGGGCGTGCCGTTCTACGGCGACCAGAAGATCTACGACGTCTTCGCGCAGGCGGCCAGCGAGGTCAACCCCGACTTCGTGTGGGGCCCGACGATGACGCAGACCTACGCCGACGTCTCGGACGGCTTCAAGGCCGCGGTCTCGGGCTCGGGCACCCTGAACGAGGCACTGGCCAGCGCCCAGGAGTCCACGATCTCGGCGCTGGAGGCGCAGTCGATCCCGGTCGCGAAGTAG
- a CDS encoding family 1 glycosylhydrolase, producing MTSVTSAPEGFLWGAATAGHQIEGNNVNTGHWVNEYSPGTQIPEPSGDACDSYHRYPEDIALLAGAGLTAYRFSLEWARIEPEEGVVSRAQLAHYRRMIDTCRSHGVEPIVTLHHFTFPRWWDRDGGWYSPRATARFERYTEIASTILDDVDWVITMNEPNMMINQSEARIDTENGVNFPGPSPHVARATAAAHRASMEVLRRHGKNAGWTVANQVFQAVPGWEDQRDEWQYWREDFFLEQARDDDFIGVQSYLRTIIGPTDDDLGYGPQPWPDTAERTLTGWEYYPEALGHALRHTRRVSGDIPMIVTENGIATADDPRRIHYTTGALKALADAIADGIDVRGYLHWSLLDNYEWGSYRPTFGLIAVDRETFARSPKPSLGWLGDLARRNVFPADGEHAPEFAGARAGTA from the coding sequence ATGACCTCCGTGACATCCGCACCCGAAGGCTTCCTCTGGGGAGCCGCGACCGCAGGACACCAGATCGAGGGCAACAACGTCAACACCGGCCACTGGGTGAACGAGTACTCCCCGGGCACGCAGATCCCCGAGCCGTCCGGAGACGCGTGCGACTCGTACCACCGCTACCCCGAGGACATCGCCCTCCTGGCCGGAGCAGGGCTCACGGCGTACCGCTTCTCGCTCGAGTGGGCGCGGATCGAGCCGGAGGAGGGCGTCGTCTCCAGAGCGCAGCTCGCCCACTACCGGCGCATGATCGACACCTGCCGCTCCCACGGAGTCGAGCCGATCGTGACACTGCATCACTTCACCTTCCCGCGCTGGTGGGACCGCGACGGCGGCTGGTACTCGCCGCGGGCGACGGCTCGCTTCGAGCGCTACACGGAGATCGCGTCGACGATCCTCGACGACGTCGACTGGGTCATCACGATGAACGAGCCGAACATGATGATCAACCAGAGTGAAGCGCGCATCGACACCGAGAACGGCGTCAACTTCCCCGGACCCTCTCCGCACGTCGCCCGGGCGACGGCGGCCGCGCACCGTGCATCCATGGAGGTGCTTCGCCGGCACGGGAAGAACGCGGGCTGGACGGTGGCCAACCAGGTGTTCCAGGCCGTCCCCGGCTGGGAGGACCAGCGCGACGAGTGGCAGTACTGGCGCGAGGACTTCTTCCTCGAGCAGGCGCGCGACGACGACTTCATCGGAGTCCAGTCCTACCTCCGCACGATCATCGGCCCGACCGACGACGACCTCGGATACGGTCCGCAGCCCTGGCCGGATACGGCGGAGCGCACTCTGACCGGCTGGGAGTACTACCCGGAAGCCCTCGGTCACGCGCTGCGCCACACGCGACGCGTGTCGGGCGACATCCCGATGATCGTGACCGAGAACGGCATCGCCACCGCAGACGACCCGCGCCGCATCCATTACACGACCGGCGCCCTGAAGGCGCTGGCGGACGCGATCGCCGACGGGATCGATGTGCGCGGCTACCTCCACTGGTCGCTGCTCGACAACTACGAGTGGGGCTCGTACCGCCCGACGTTCGGCCTCATCGCGGTCGATCGCGAGACGTTCGCGCGCAGCCCCAAGCCGAGCCTGGGCTGGCTCGGCGACCTCGCACGGAGGAATGTGTTCCCCGCCGACGGCGAGCACGCCCCGGAGTTCGCCGGCGCACGTGCCGGCACCGCCTGA